The following coding sequences are from one Ornithorhynchus anatinus isolate Pmale09 chromosome 18, mOrnAna1.pri.v4, whole genome shotgun sequence window:
- the LOC100079957 gene encoding transmembrane emp24 domain-containing protein 11-like → MKISILLFLLNFWFAFSPAFYFHSGEREEKCIIEDIPSDTLITASFKVQQWDITTHDFLESAPGLGMFVTITTFRDEILMSKLYGPQGKFSFTTHSPGEHNICLQSNSTRLATFGGSKLRIHLDIRVGEHDLDSAIAQAKDKVNQVSFKLEHLTEQIEHIVKEQNYQRAREEHFRMTSEDTNSNVFWWALVQTLILISVGIFQMKSLKDFFIAKKLV, encoded by the exons ATGAAAATCTCAATTTTGTTATTTCTTTTGAACTTCTGGTTTGCGTTCTCACCTGCTTTTTATTTCCActcgggggaaagagaggagaaatgcATAATAGAGGACATTCCAAGCGATACCTTGATAACAG CATCTTTCAAAGTACAGCAGTGGGATATAACCACCCATGATTTCCTTGAATCTGCTCCTGGTTTAGGAATGTTTGTGACCATTACAACATTCCGTGACGAG ATACTGATGTCCAAATTGTATGGGCCGCAAGGAAAATTCTCTTTTACAACCCATTCACCTGGAGAGCATAACATctgtttacagtctaattccaCGCGACTTGCGACATTTGGAGGAAGTAAACTG CGTATCCACTTGGACATTCGAGTTGGAGAACATGATCTCGATTCCGCTATTGCTCAAGCAAAGGACAAGGTGAACCAAGTCAGCTTCAAACTCGAACATCTCACTGAGCAAATTGAGCATATCGTCAAAGAGCAAAATTATCAAAGG GCACGTGAGGAGCATTTTCGAATGACAAGCGAAGATACCAACAGCAATGTTTTCTGGTGGGCTCTTGTGCAAACGTTAATCCTTATCTCAGTTGgaattttccaaatgaagtcCCTTAAAGACTTCTTTATAGCTAAAAAGCTTGTTTGA
- the SPON2 gene encoding spondin-2, which produces MENLTLVYSSCRVIWTLLLTLLGYASCLPVGEDSVCRAEELAKYGITFTGKWNQIAFPKQYPLFRPPAQWSSMLGATHSSDYHMWKENEYVSNGVRDFAERGEVWALMKEIEAAGEKIQSVHGVFSASAIPSGTGQTSTELEVHSRHSLVSFVVKIIPSPDWFVGVDSLNLCEGNQWKEQVTLDLYPYDAGTDSGFTFSSPNFATIPQDTVTEITSSSPSHPANSFYYPKLKSLPPIARVTLFKLQQNRMGFAPTQPDLPAIGNEIDDALSETPLDCEVSLWSSWGLCTGTCGKSGTKSRTRYVRVQSANNGTPCPDLEEDFECEPDNCV; this is translated from the exons ATGGAAAACCTGACGCTCGTCTACAGTTCCTGCAGAGTTATCTGGACTCTCCTTTTAACCCTCCTGGGTTACGCCAGCTGTCTGCCTGTGGGTGAAGACTCTGTCTGCAGGGCAGAGGAGCTTGCTAAGTACGGCATAACCTTTACAGGGAAATGGAATCAGATCGCCTTCCCTAAGCAGTATCCCCTATTCCGGCCTCCGGCTCAGTGGTCGTCAATGTTAG GTGCCACACACAGCTCTGACTATCAcatgtggaaagagaatgaataCGTCAGCAACGGAGTGCGGGATTTCGCTGAGAGAGGAGAAGTCTGGGCGTTAATGAAGGAAATAGAAGCAGCCGGCGAAAAGATTCAAAGCGTTCACGGCGTCTTCTCAGCTTCGGCCATACCCAGTGGCACAGGGCAAACGTCTACTGAACTGGAAGTACATTCGAGACACTCTTTA gTTTCCTTCGTAGTGAAGATTATACCGAGCCCTGACTGGTTTGTTGGTGTCGACAGTTTAAATCTCTGCGAAGGgaaccagtggaaagaacaagttaCGTTAGATCTTTATCCTTACGACGCCGGGACCGACAGCGGCTTCACTTTTTCTTCACCAAACTTCGCCACTATTCCTCAGGACACAGTTACGGAG ATAACGTCTTCATCTCCGAGTCATCCGGCCAACTCATTTTATTATCCCAAGCTGAAATCTCTGCCCCCAATTGCTCGAGTGACCCTCTTCAAACTTCAACAGAACAGAATGGGCTTCGCACCTACTCAACCTGACCTCCCCGCCATCGGGAATGAGATAGATGATGCCCTCTCAG AAACACCCCTGGATTGCGAAGTTTCCCTGTGGTCCTCTTGGGGTCTGTGCACAGGCACCTGTGGCAAATCAGGGACCAAAAGCAGAACTCGCTACGTCCGTGTCCAGTCCGCCAACAACGGGACCCCTTGCCCGGATCTCGAAGAGGATTTCGAATGTGAACCTGACAATTGTGTCTAA